A DNA window from Acidimicrobiia bacterium contains the following coding sequences:
- a CDS encoding glycine--tRNA ligase — MDRVVNLAKRRGLVFPSSEIYGGFRSTWDYGPLGVLLKRNVKDAWWRSMVQLRDDVVGLDSSILMSPRVWEASGHLATFTDPLVDCRECKERFREDDLPASGACPNCGAKDAFTEARQFNLMFKTFVGPVEDDSHAAYLRPETAQGIFVNFKNVQTTTRRKPPFGIAQIGKSFRNEITPGNFIFRTREFEQMEMEYFVPPDESEKWFEYWCTERYRWYTDLGIPDDALRLRAHEADELSHYSVGTADVEYEYPWGWGELEGIAQRTDFDLTQHSEFSGEDLSYFDQDDDRRYVPHVVEPAAGADRATLAFLLAAYTEEEVRGEQRTVLKLHRDLAPTTVAVLPLSKKDELRPTAREVADLVRPHFQIDYDEAGSIGKRYRRQDEVGTPLCVTIDFDTIDDRAVTVRDRDTMDQDRIPVDSLLAYLRDRLD, encoded by the coding sequence ATGGACCGGGTCGTCAACCTGGCCAAGCGGCGGGGCCTGGTGTTCCCCAGCAGCGAGATCTACGGCGGCTTCCGCAGCACCTGGGACTACGGCCCCCTGGGGGTGCTCCTCAAGCGCAACGTCAAGGATGCGTGGTGGCGGTCCATGGTGCAGTTGCGTGACGACGTCGTGGGTCTCGACTCCTCCATCCTCATGTCCCCACGCGTGTGGGAGGCCAGCGGGCACCTCGCCACCTTCACCGACCCGCTCGTCGACTGCCGTGAGTGCAAGGAACGGTTCCGCGAGGACGATCTCCCCGCCAGTGGCGCCTGCCCGAACTGCGGGGCAAAGGACGCCTTCACCGAGGCGCGCCAGTTCAACCTGATGTTCAAGACCTTCGTGGGCCCGGTCGAGGACGACAGCCACGCCGCCTACCTCCGGCCCGAGACCGCCCAGGGGATCTTCGTCAACTTCAAGAACGTCCAGACCACCACGCGCAGGAAGCCGCCGTTCGGGATCGCGCAGATCGGCAAGTCATTCCGCAACGAGATCACGCCGGGCAACTTCATCTTCCGTACGCGCGAGTTCGAGCAGATGGAGATGGAGTACTTCGTCCCACCCGACGAGAGCGAGAAGTGGTTCGAGTACTGGTGCACCGAGAGATACCGCTGGTACACCGACCTCGGCATCCCCGACGACGCGCTTCGCCTCCGTGCCCACGAGGCCGACGAGCTGTCGCACTACTCGGTCGGCACCGCCGACGTGGAGTACGAGTACCCGTGGGGGTGGGGCGAGTTGGAGGGCATCGCCCAGCGCACCGACTTCGACCTCACCCAGCACAGCGAGTTCTCGGGTGAGGACCTGAGCTACTTCGACCAGGACGACGACCGCCGCTACGTCCCCCACGTCGTGGAGCCCGCCGCCGGCGCTGACCGCGCGACGCTGGCATTCCTCCTGGCTGCCTACACCGAGGAGGAGGTTCGCGGTGAGCAGCGCACCGTGCTGAAGCTGCACCGCGACCTCGCACCCACCACGGTGGCCGTCCTTCCGTTGTCGAAGAAGGACGAGCTGCGACCGACCGCCCGCGAGGTGGCCGACCTCGTGCGTCCCCACTTCCAGATCGACTACGACGAGGCCGGCTCGATCGGCAAGCGCTACCGACGCCAGGACGAGGTCGGGACGCCCCTGTGCGTCACGATCGACTTCGACACGATCGACGACCGGGCCGTCACCGTGCGCGACCGCGACACCATGGATCAGGACCGCATCCCGGTCGACTCACTGCTCGCGTACCTGCGCGACAGGCTCGACTGA
- the recO gene encoding DNA repair protein RecO, with product MALYRDQGVVLRTVKLGETDRIVTLFTQAHGKVRAVAKGVRRPGSRFGAALEPLSHVAVQCYEGRNLDVVTQAETVEVYRGLWDGYRAFTRAVPMLEAVDHLTQEREPDIPLYRMLTGALRTLADSGSPVVAPAFFWKLLALEGFHPMLDACVHCGAEDGPFPRFDLADGGVCCEGCGSPAGTRLSPDTLHLMRRILGGDLRGALGEPDSPALDEVKRLGVANLEHHLERRMRSAPFLRAG from the coding sequence ATGGCTCTGTACAGGGACCAGGGGGTGGTGCTGCGCACGGTCAAGCTCGGGGAGACCGACCGGATCGTGACGCTGTTCACGCAGGCCCACGGCAAGGTCCGGGCGGTGGCCAAGGGCGTCCGACGCCCGGGCAGCCGCTTCGGAGCCGCTCTCGAGCCGTTGAGCCACGTGGCCGTCCAGTGCTACGAGGGCCGCAACCTCGACGTCGTCACCCAGGCCGAGACCGTCGAGGTCTACCGGGGCCTGTGGGACGGTTACCGCGCCTTCACCCGGGCCGTCCCCATGCTGGAGGCTGTCGACCACCTCACCCAGGAGCGCGAGCCCGACATCCCGCTCTACCGGATGCTCACGGGTGCGCTGCGCACCCTGGCCGACTCCGGCTCACCCGTGGTGGCCCCGGCGTTCTTCTGGAAGCTGCTGGCCCTCGAGGGCTTCCACCCGATGCTCGACGCCTGCGTGCACTGCGGCGCCGAGGACGGTCCGTTCCCGCGTTTCGACCTCGCCGACGGCGGCGTGTGTTGCGAGGGGTGCGGGTCACCGGCGGGCACCCGCCTGTCGCCCGACACCCTCCATCTGATGCGCCGGATCCTCGGGGGCGACCTTCGTGGCGCGCTCGGCGAGCCCGACAGCCCTGCCCTCGACGAGGTGAAGCGCCTCGGCGTCGCCAACCTCGAGCACCACCTCGAACGGCGCATGCGCAGCGCCCCCTTCCTGCGCGCGGGCTGA
- the uppS gene encoding polyprenyl diphosphate synthase — MSSVPGGLDLSRVPSHVAIVMDGNGRWAKQRGMARTEGHAAGEEALFDTVEGALDIGLEWMTVYAFSTENWKRPLDEVRFLMRFNEQLLLKRRDDLDERGVRVRFIGRRGGRVPKRVLRHIEDTEALTAGNRRMTLTFAFNYGGRAEIVDAVRRIADEVKAGTLKPGKIDEKKIARRMYAPDMPDPDLLVRTSGEHRISNYLLWELAYAELYFTDTLWPDFRREHLFEAVAAFQERGRRFGAL, encoded by the coding sequence ATGAGCAGTGTTCCGGGAGGCCTCGACCTCTCGCGTGTCCCGTCGCACGTGGCCATCGTGATGGACGGCAACGGACGGTGGGCCAAACAGCGCGGCATGGCACGCACCGAGGGACACGCGGCGGGGGAGGAGGCCCTGTTCGACACGGTCGAGGGGGCTCTCGACATCGGCCTCGAGTGGATGACGGTGTACGCCTTCTCGACCGAGAACTGGAAGCGCCCCCTCGACGAGGTGCGCTTCCTGATGCGCTTCAACGAGCAACTGCTCCTGAAGCGACGCGACGATCTCGACGAGCGCGGCGTGCGCGTGCGCTTCATCGGCCGGCGCGGTGGTCGCGTCCCCAAACGGGTGCTGCGCCACATCGAGGACACCGAGGCCCTCACGGCGGGGAACCGGCGGATGACGCTCACGTTCGCCTTCAACTACGGGGGGCGGGCCGAGATCGTCGACGCCGTCCGCCGGATCGCCGACGAGGTGAAGGCCGGCACGCTGAAGCCCGGAAAGATCGACGAGAAGAAGATCGCCCGGCGCATGTACGCACCCGACATGCCCGACCCCGACCTTCTCGTGCGCACCTCCGGCGAGCACCGGATCTCGAACTACCTGCTGTGGGAGCTCGCCTACGCCGAGCTCTACTTCACAGACACGCTCTGGCCCGACTTCCGCCGGGAGCACCTCTTCGAAGCCGTCGCGGCCTTCCAGGAACGAGGGCGCCGTTTCGGCGCCCTCTGA
- a CDS encoding cytochrome c oxidase assembly protein, with the protein MTALAAEFPAWEANPDVWLVVGLLTAAYVIAVVRLGPTHAPDPQRPVTGAQMASFGLGVFATWLAADWPLHELAENSLYSVHMVQHLTFTLVATPLILMGTPAWMLRALVGGGRLLHIVRWCARFLPALLIYNVVLVLLHWPAVVDLTLRNGFAHFVAHVVVFVSALVVWLPVLSPLPEIPRLAPPMRMLYLFLQSVVPTIPASFLTFGDTPLYGYYKGVDQLFGLSTVEDQRIAGLIMKVGAGFLLWTIIAVLFFRWYSDEEASSQHERRLRATRDRPVPQVGATHS; encoded by the coding sequence GTGACCGCTCTCGCTGCCGAGTTCCCGGCCTGGGAGGCCAACCCCGACGTCTGGCTCGTCGTCGGACTCCTGACGGCTGCCTACGTGATCGCCGTGGTCCGTCTCGGGCCGACGCACGCACCCGATCCGCAGCGCCCCGTCACCGGGGCACAGATGGCGAGCTTCGGGCTCGGGGTCTTCGCCACCTGGCTGGCAGCCGACTGGCCTCTTCACGAACTGGCGGAGAACTCGCTCTACTCGGTGCACATGGTGCAGCACCTCACGTTCACGCTCGTGGCGACGCCGCTGATCCTCATGGGCACGCCGGCGTGGATGCTCAGGGCCCTCGTGGGAGGGGGTCGGCTCCTGCACATCGTCCGCTGGTGCGCCCGCTTCCTCCCGGCGCTGCTGATCTACAACGTCGTGCTCGTGCTGCTCCACTGGCCGGCCGTCGTCGACCTCACACTGCGCAACGGGTTCGCCCACTTCGTGGCCCACGTCGTGGTCTTCGTGTCAGCTCTCGTCGTGTGGCTCCCGGTCCTGAGCCCGCTCCCCGAGATCCCGCGTCTCGCACCGCCGATGCGCATGCTCTACCTGTTCCTCCAGTCGGTCGTTCCCACGATCCCGGCGTCGTTCCTCACATTCGGCGACACGCCGCTGTACGGCTACTACAAGGGCGTCGACCAGCTCTTCGGGCTGAGTACCGTCGAAGACCAGAGGATCGCCGGGCTGATCATGAAGGTCGGGGCCGGCTTCCTGCTCTGGACGATCATCGCTGTCCTGTTCTTCCGCTGGTATTCCGATGAGGAGGCATCGTCGCAGCACGAACGGCGGCTCCGGGCCACGCGCGACCGCCCGGTGCCACAGGTCGGAGCGACGCACTCATGA
- a CDS encoding cytochrome C oxidase subunit IV family protein, with protein sequence MADTQTAGQDDAPVELEPAPSDVPVPVTPDEDIGEVRGYPSPVEYVKVAAILFVLTALEVWMYYLEGDVPNGVITALLLIFSALKFILVVSFYMHLKEDKPLFRRLFVLGLGAALLLYGAVLATFQLVF encoded by the coding sequence GTGGCCGACACACAGACAGCCGGACAGGACGACGCACCCGTCGAACTGGAGCCGGCGCCGAGCGATGTGCCGGTTCCCGTCACGCCCGACGAGGACATCGGTGAGGTCCGCGGCTATCCGTCGCCCGTCGAGTACGTCAAGGTCGCCGCGATCCTGTTCGTCCTCACCGCTCTCGAGGTGTGGATGTACTACCTCGAGGGAGATGTGCCCAACGGGGTCATCACCGCACTCCTCCTGATCTTCTCGGCTCTCAAGTTCATCCTCGTCGTGAGCTTCTACATGCACCTGAAGGAGGACAAGCCGCTCTTCCGGCGCCTGTTCGTCCTGGGATTGGGCGCCGCCCTGCTTCTCTACGGCGCCGTGCTCGCGACGTTCCAGCTGGTCTTCTGA
- a CDS encoding heme-copper oxidase subunit III — MALDRAALEPPHEQAHTSTGVSNVKLAMWVFLSTECLFFGAFISTYLLYRGRATEGLTPGDVYDIPFTSATSFILLMSSLTMVLALAAIERNDIRRTRVWLLATGCFGLLFLSGQIFEFTEFVREGVAIYSNAPSSAFFVLTGIHGLHVAIGIIWLLILFAFTLQNRLTHEHSETVEVAGLYWHFVDIVWIVIFVVVYLIPE, encoded by the coding sequence ATGGCCCTGGACCGCGCGGCCCTCGAGCCCCCGCACGAGCAGGCCCACACGAGCACGGGTGTCAGCAACGTCAAGCTGGCCATGTGGGTGTTCCTGTCGACGGAGTGCCTGTTCTTCGGCGCCTTCATCTCCACGTACCTGCTCTACCGCGGCCGCGCGACCGAAGGCCTCACGCCCGGCGACGTCTACGACATCCCGTTCACATCCGCCACGTCGTTCATCCTGCTGATGAGCAGTCTCACGATGGTGCTGGCCCTGGCGGCCATCGAGCGCAACGACATCCGACGGACGCGGGTGTGGCTGCTGGCAACGGGCTGCTTCGGGCTGCTCTTCCTCTCGGGGCAGATCTTCGAGTTCACGGAGTTCGTGCGGGAGGGTGTGGCGATCTACTCCAACGCACCGTCGTCGGCGTTCTTCGTGCTCACGGGGATCCACGGTCTCCACGTCGCGATCGGAATCATCTGGCTGCTCATCCTCTTCGCCTTCACGCTCCAGAACCGCCTCACACACGAGCATTCCGAGACTGTCGAGGTCGCGGGCCTCTACTGGCACTTCGTCGACATCGTCTGGATCGTCATCTTCGTCGTCGTCTACCTCATTCCGGAGTAG
- the ctaD gene encoding cytochrome c oxidase subunit I, translating into MTTVAEPPAPVEESGVPAATSTPDAGALERMLQRPTRTSGFWSWFTTIDHKKIGILYGVTAVVFFIVGGIEALLIRLQLFSPDGTVLTAGQYNSLFTMHGTTMVFLFAMPMAVAFGNYLIPLMIGARDVAFPRLNMFGYWAFLFGGLFLTSSFFLGGAPDGGWFGYTPLTSTPLADGFLPGRGTDFWVVGVALLGFGTVTSSLNFIVTILNLRAPGMTLMRMPPFVWMMLVTAFLGVFAMPIVTGALIQVFLDRNFAANFFVVGNGGDPLLYQHLFWLFGHPEVYILILPSMGIVSEILPVYSRKPLFGYAVVVFSGIAIGFMGFGVWAHHMFATGIGPVALSAFALSTMFIAVPTGVKIFNWLGTMVGGALRMTTAMWFAVGFIAMFTIGGLSGVMHAIVPADTQQTDTYFIIAHFHYVLFGGMTFAFFGGWYHWFPKIFGRFMNETLGKWNFWTMLVGFNLTFFPMHIVGLQGQPRRTYQYADGLGWEFLNRMETVGAFIIALSTTIFLVNAFVSWKRGPKAGSDPWDARTLEWTTSSPPPEYNFLEIPEVHSRDDFWHQKYTEDDEGRMVALPRGGSGADSGDSGEPSSGGTMVATDHDVDDPEGSGAPEEGDDGSAGHTVHMPSPSYYPIVVAAGMPIFGYGFVFHMYWLVIVGLLITVGGIAAWVLEPGSE; encoded by the coding sequence ATGACCACCGTCGCCGAGCCCCCTGCACCGGTCGAGGAGTCCGGGGTACCCGCCGCGACCTCCACGCCCGATGCGGGAGCGCTCGAGCGGATGCTCCAGCGCCCGACGCGCACCTCGGGATTCTGGAGCTGGTTCACCACCATCGACCACAAGAAGATCGGGATCCTCTACGGCGTCACCGCCGTCGTGTTCTTCATCGTGGGGGGGATCGAGGCGTTGCTGATCCGCCTCCAGCTCTTCTCCCCCGACGGCACCGTGCTCACCGCCGGTCAGTACAACTCGCTGTTCACGATGCACGGCACGACGATGGTGTTCCTGTTCGCCATGCCGATGGCCGTGGCATTCGGCAACTACCTCATCCCCCTGATGATCGGGGCCCGTGACGTCGCCTTTCCGCGTCTCAACATGTTCGGGTACTGGGCGTTCCTCTTCGGCGGCCTCTTCCTCACGTCGAGCTTCTTCCTCGGCGGTGCCCCCGACGGCGGTTGGTTCGGCTACACCCCTCTCACGTCGACGCCGCTCGCCGACGGCTTCCTGCCGGGGCGGGGAACCGACTTCTGGGTGGTCGGTGTGGCGCTCCTCGGCTTCGGGACCGTCACCTCGTCACTCAACTTCATCGTGACGATCCTCAACCTGCGGGCGCCCGGCATGACGCTCATGCGCATGCCGCCGTTCGTGTGGATGATGCTGGTCACGGCGTTCCTCGGTGTGTTCGCCATGCCGATCGTCACCGGGGCGCTCATCCAGGTGTTCCTCGACCGGAACTTCGCCGCAAACTTCTTCGTGGTCGGCAACGGCGGTGACCCGCTGCTGTACCAGCACCTCTTCTGGCTGTTCGGCCACCCGGAGGTCTACATCCTCATCCTGCCGAGCATGGGGATCGTCTCGGAGATCCTGCCCGTCTACTCGCGCAAGCCCCTCTTCGGCTACGCCGTCGTCGTCTTCTCGGGCATCGCCATCGGCTTCATGGGCTTCGGTGTGTGGGCCCACCACATGTTCGCCACCGGCATCGGCCCCGTGGCGCTGTCGGCCTTCGCGTTGTCCACCATGTTCATCGCCGTGCCGACGGGCGTGAAGATCTTCAACTGGCTGGGCACGATGGTGGGCGGGGCTCTGCGGATGACGACGGCGATGTGGTTCGCCGTGGGGTTCATCGCCATGTTCACGATCGGTGGGCTCTCGGGCGTCATGCACGCCATCGTGCCGGCCGACACCCAGCAGACCGACACGTACTTCATCATCGCCCACTTCCACTACGTGCTCTTTGGTGGGATGACCTTCGCGTTCTTCGGTGGCTGGTACCACTGGTTCCCGAAGATCTTCGGCCGCTTCATGAACGAGACGCTCGGCAAGTGGAACTTCTGGACGATGCTCGTCGGGTTCAACCTCACGTTCTTCCCGATGCACATCGTCGGCCTCCAGGGACAGCCCCGACGCACCTACCAGTACGCCGACGGCCTCGGCTGGGAATTCCTCAACAGGATGGAGACGGTGGGCGCGTTCATCATCGCGTTGTCCACGACCATCTTCCTGGTCAACGCGTTCGTGTCCTGGAAGCGGGGCCCGAAGGCCGGCAGCGACCCGTGGGACGCCCGAACATTGGAGTGGACCACGAGCTCGCCGCCGCCGGAGTACAACTTCCTCGAGATCCCCGAGGTGCACAGCCGTGACGACTTCTGGCACCAGAAGTACACCGAGGACGACGAAGGGCGCATGGTGGCACTACCCCGTGGTGGATCCGGCGCTGATTCGGGTGATTCGGGCGAACCGAGCTCCGGTGGAACGATGGTGGCCACCGACCACGACGTGGACGACCCCGAGGGGTCGGGGGCGCCCGAGGAGGGTGACGACGGCTCCGCCGGGCACACCGTCCACATGCCGTCGCCGTCCTACTACCCGATCGTGGTCGCAGCCGGTATGCCGATCTTCGGCTACGGCTTCGTGTTCCACATGTACTGGCTGGTGATCGTCGGTCTGCTCATCACCGTCGGGGGAATCGCCGCGTGGGTCCTCGAACCGGGGTCGGAGTGA
- the coxB gene encoding cytochrome c oxidase subunit II — protein sequence MTQRSRRRRAAGGAVVTVALLALAAGCSNDNGQNSLQPNGESAQKIMNLFTPIFWIGVVIGIGVFAGLITVLIRYRERTGNESPKQVHGSTALEIGWTIAPAVILAAIAVPTILLIFDLDERPQGDDVLKVNVTGKQWWWQYEYPEQAQVSGQPVFTANELHIPVDTEVDLALSACDEGFSEGECNVIHSFWVPELAGKEDVIPGRSNHLTISADRTGTFLGQCAEYCGLSHANMRLRVVVHEKAEFDAWIADQQTSGPELSTVEVNDEGEEETVTVGGPDDAPALITTTFGCTNCHSFTDSSTGGFGPNLAHLATRDWFAGATYELTRENLINWVMDAPGMKPMESRAGCPDPEKKCVGMPSFSTDLPDGQAPMTEEQAATIADFLLEETR from the coding sequence ATGACCCAGCGCAGCAGACGCCGTCGCGCCGCCGGTGGTGCTGTCGTCACGGTCGCGCTCCTCGCGTTGGCCGCCGGGTGCAGCAACGACAACGGCCAGAACTCCCTCCAGCCCAACGGCGAGAGTGCCCAGAAGATCATGAACCTGTTCACGCCGATCTTCTGGATCGGCGTGGTGATCGGTATCGGGGTGTTCGCCGGGCTCATCACCGTCCTCATCCGCTACCGCGAGCGCACCGGCAACGAGTCGCCCAAGCAGGTGCACGGGAGCACCGCTCTCGAGATCGGCTGGACGATCGCCCCGGCCGTGATCCTCGCCGCGATCGCCGTGCCCACGATCCTGCTCATCTTCGATCTCGACGAGCGACCGCAGGGCGACGACGTCCTGAAGGTGAACGTCACGGGCAAGCAGTGGTGGTGGCAATACGAGTACCCCGAGCAGGCGCAGGTGTCCGGCCAGCCGGTCTTCACCGCCAACGAACTGCACATCCCGGTCGACACCGAGGTCGACCTGGCGCTCAGCGCCTGCGACGAAGGATTCTCCGAGGGTGAGTGCAACGTCATCCACTCGTTCTGGGTGCCCGAGCTGGCCGGCAAGGAGGACGTGATACCGGGGCGTTCCAACCACCTGACGATCAGCGCCGACCGCACGGGCACGTTCCTCGGACAGTGCGCGGAGTACTGCGGCCTGTCGCACGCCAACATGAGGCTGCGCGTGGTCGTGCACGAGAAGGCGGAGTTCGACGCGTGGATCGCCGATCAGCAGACCTCGGGCCCCGAGCTCAGCACCGTCGAGGTCAACGACGAGGGCGAGGAGGAAACAGTCACGGTCGGCGGCCCCGACGACGCGCCGGCACTGATCACCACCACCTTCGGGTGCACCAACTGCCACTCCTTCACCGACTCGAGCACGGGCGGGTTCGGCCCGAACCTGGCGCATCTCGCCACACGCGACTGGTTCGCCGGCGCCACGTACGAGCTCACGAGGGAAAACCTCATCAACTGGGTGATGGACGCTCCGGGTATGAAGCCGATGGAGTCGCGAGCGGGGTGCCCCGACCCGGAGAAGAAATGCGTCGGGATGCCGTCGTTCTCGACCGATCTGCCCGACGGGCAGGCCCCGATGACCGAGGAGCAGGCGGCCACGATCGCCGACTTCCTCCTCGAGGAGACCCGGTGA
- the era gene encoding GTPase Era translates to MSDPAPPASGFRSGFVTIVGRPNVGKSTLCNRLVGRKVAITSSRPQTTRNRIHGVRTTPKSQIVLVDTPGVHRPRTTLGERCNDATMAAMREVDAVCWVLDGSAGVGPGDRFVAEAVVGAGRPAVVVVNKCDRAGPGRIARALDTAAGILSDALAFVPVSARTGEGLDALAGELELLLPEGPKYYPDGMVTDQPEQFLAAELVREKLLERTRDELPHSITVTIEEFDADHDVVHVRAVIHVERESQKGIVIGAGGANLKAAGTAARREMEGLFGTKVFLETVVRVERDWQRRDDSLDRLGF, encoded by the coding sequence GTGAGTGATCCCGCACCACCGGCTTCCGGGTTCCGTTCGGGCTTCGTCACGATCGTGGGGCGCCCGAACGTCGGCAAGTCGACGCTCTGCAACCGCCTCGTCGGTCGTAAGGTCGCCATCACGTCGTCGCGTCCGCAGACCACGCGCAACCGGATCCACGGGGTTCGCACGACGCCGAAGTCCCAGATCGTTCTCGTCGACACGCCGGGGGTCCACCGGCCACGGACCACCCTCGGTGAGCGCTGCAACGACGCCACGATGGCGGCCATGCGCGAGGTCGACGCCGTGTGCTGGGTGCTCGACGGTTCGGCGGGTGTCGGTCCCGGCGACCGCTTCGTGGCCGAGGCCGTCGTGGGAGCCGGTCGGCCCGCCGTGGTGGTCGTGAACAAGTGCGACCGCGCCGGCCCCGGTCGTATTGCCCGCGCCCTCGACACGGCGGCCGGGATCCTTTCCGACGCGTTGGCCTTCGTTCCCGTGTCGGCGCGCACGGGTGAAGGTCTCGACGCGCTGGCCGGTGAGTTGGAGCTTCTGCTCCCGGAAGGGCCCAAGTACTACCCCGACGGGATGGTCACCGATCAGCCGGAGCAGTTCCTGGCCGCCGAACTGGTCCGGGAGAAACTTCTGGAGCGCACCCGCGACGAGCTCCCGCACTCCATCACGGTCACGATCGAGGAGTTCGACGCCGACCACGACGTCGTCCACGTCCGAGCGGTCATCCACGTGGAGCGCGAGTCGCAGAAGGGGATCGTCATCGGTGCGGGGGGTGCCAACCTCAAGGCCGCCGGGACAGCGGCACGCCGGGAGATGGAGGGCCTGTTCGGCACGAAGGTCTTTCTCGAGACCGTCGTGCGCGTCGAGCGGGACTGGCAGCGCCGGGACGACTCCCTGGACAGGCTGGGATTCTGA
- a CDS encoding hemolysin family protein has translation MEVSDWILLAVAVVLFLVSIVLAVAETAFVRMSRIRAMALEEEGRKGASRLVRMLEHPEKTLNVVLLVVLITQLTTATLIGVLLERTFGALGVVVGIVVQISAFFVLGEVAPKTYAVQHTDRAALRVSGLLWALTRFPPLRFGSSAFIGLANLVLPGKGLREGPFTSEEEIRTMADVAAEERVIEREERRLIHSIFEFGDTLVREVMVPRTDMVAVEADGTIEEALETAITHGFSRLPVFSETRDDIIGLVYLKDMVAARAGDDAGNVRSVVRRAVFVPEQKRVAELLREMQTDQFHMAVVLDEYGGTSGIVTLEDLLEEIVGEIADEYDVEEPKIERLGDDTVRVAGVTPTDEVAEELGVELPDDEWDSVGGLVLTLLGHVPVAGESVALPGLEFHVERVQRRRIVRVLIRRTEPIPTSEVALEEADAAGGGRPDGDGDPRDAEDPRVSPEADSHRSE, from the coding sequence GTGGAGGTGTCCGACTGGATCCTTCTCGCGGTGGCGGTCGTGCTCTTCCTGGTCTCGATCGTGCTGGCGGTGGCGGAGACCGCCTTCGTGCGCATGAGCCGTATCCGCGCGATGGCCCTCGAGGAGGAGGGCCGCAAGGGGGCGTCACGCCTCGTCCGGATGCTCGAGCACCCCGAGAAGACACTCAACGTGGTTCTCCTCGTGGTCCTGATCACGCAGCTCACCACCGCCACGTTGATCGGTGTACTGCTGGAGCGGACCTTCGGCGCACTCGGAGTCGTGGTCGGGATCGTGGTCCAGATCAGTGCCTTCTTCGTTCTCGGGGAGGTCGCGCCCAAGACCTACGCCGTCCAGCACACCGACCGCGCGGCTCTGCGGGTCTCGGGCCTCCTGTGGGCGCTCACGCGCTTCCCACCACTTCGCTTCGGTTCGTCGGCGTTCATCGGGCTCGCCAATCTCGTTCTTCCCGGCAAGGGTCTCCGGGAGGGGCCCTTCACCTCGGAGGAGGAGATCCGCACCATGGCTGATGTGGCGGCGGAGGAGCGTGTGATCGAGCGGGAGGAGCGCCGGCTCATCCACTCGATCTTCGAGTTCGGAGACACGCTCGTGCGCGAGGTGATGGTCCCGCGCACCGACATGGTGGCCGTTGAGGCCGACGGCACCATCGAGGAGGCGCTCGAGACGGCGATCACACACGGTTTCTCCCGCCTCCCTGTCTTCTCGGAGACGCGCGACGACATCATCGGTCTCGTGTACCTGAAGGACATGGTGGCGGCACGAGCGGGCGACGACGCCGGCAACGTGCGATCCGTGGTGCGCCGCGCCGTGTTCGTCCCCGAGCAGAAGCGCGTCGCTGAGCTGTTGCGCGAGATGCAGACCGATCAGTTCCACATGGCGGTCGTGCTCGACGAGTACGGCGGGACGTCGGGGATCGTGACCCTCGAAGATCTTCTCGAGGAGATCGTCGGTGAGATCGCCGACGAGTACGACGTGGAGGAGCCGAAGATCGAGCGTCTCGGCGACGACACGGTCCGCGTGGCCGGCGTCACCCCCACCGACGAGGTCGCCGAGGAGCTCGGTGTGGAGCTGCCGGACGACGAATGGGACAGCGTCGGCGGCCTCGTTCTCACGCTGCTCGGCCATGTCCCGGTCGCCGGCGAGTCGGTCGCGCTTCCCGGGCTCGAGTTTCACGTCGAGCGGGTCCAGCGTCGGCGCATCGTGCGCGTTCTCATCCGTCGCACGGAGCCGATCCCGACGAGCGAGGTCGCGCTCGAGGAGGCCGACGCCGCGGGTGGCGGCCGACCCGATGGCGACGGCGACCCACGAGATGCCGAGGACCCCCGGGTGAGCCCTGAGGCGGACAGCCACCGGAGTGAGTGA
- the ybeY gene encoding rRNA maturation RNase YbeY — MAEPGEHPEVFGADEQQDVDVDVLRWSGLARHTLIAERAPAGGELSLIFVDESAIADLNERFLAGTGPTDVLAFPLDDDPPPRGRQPDQGGRGPGSPSEPSDPPVVIGDVVVCPAVVERNATSDGRPFDAELARVVVHGVLHLLNYDHGDDHEASSMRSREDELLASWRATGEKPGGGEP, encoded by the coding sequence ATGGCTGAGCCCGGCGAGCATCCCGAGGTCTTCGGTGCCGATGAGCAGCAGGACGTCGACGTCGACGTCCTGCGCTGGAGCGGCCTCGCGCGTCACACACTCATCGCCGAGCGGGCGCCGGCCGGCGGCGAGCTGTCCCTGATCTTCGTCGACGAGTCGGCGATCGCGGATCTCAACGAGAGGTTCCTGGCGGGCACCGGCCCCACCGACGTCCTGGCCTTCCCCCTCGACGACGATCCACCCCCTCGCGGACGCCAGCCCGACCAGGGAGGCCGCGGCCCGGGCTCACCGTCGGAGCCGTCCGATCCTCCCGTCGTGATCGGTGACGTCGTGGTGTGCCCCGCCGTGGTGGAGCGCAACGCGACCTCCGACGGCCGACCCTTCGATGCGGAGCTGGCGCGTGTGGTCGTCCATGGCGTGCTGCACCTGTTGAACTACGACCACGGCGACGACCACGAGGCATCCAGCATGCGCTCGCGCGAAGACGAACTGCTCGCCTCGTGGCGCGCCACCGGAGAGAAGCCCGGCGGGGGAGAGCCATGA